GTATCATGACTTCTGGAAGAACTATAATGCTTTTTGGATGAAGGATAAGGATTTCTAGAagggagatcatagaatcatagaatcatagaataaccaggttggaagagacccaccggatcatcaagtccaaccattcctatcaaacactaaaccatgcccctcaccacctcgtccacctgtgccttaaacacctccagggaaggtgactcaaccccctccctgggcagcctgttccagtgcccaatgaccctttctgtgaagaattttttcctaatgtccagcctaaatctcccctggcggagcttgaggccattccctcttgtcctgtcccctgtcacttgggagaagaggccagcaccctcctctctacaacctcctttcaggtagttgtagagagcaatgaggtctcccctcaccctcctcttctccaggctaaacaaccccagctctctcagccgctcctcataagacctgctctccagccccttcacctcaTCAGTACCTGTGGGAGAAAGACAGGGATGTTCTGGATGAGAATAGAGTCCTATGggcagaagaagcagctctgtgggCAACTGCAATAGCTCTCCTGGAGGAGGGAAATGCTTTTTGGGAGAAGGAGGGcctccaggaaaacaaaaaaccctcaaagGGTATCAGATGTTGATCTGGGAGGAGGCCTTTGGTTCTAAGAGGCAGGATTTCTTCAAGGAAGCCACTGTGTACAGAGAAAAAGCATAAATTTTTCTGCTAAGCTCAGAAATATGTGGGAAGCCATGTACACTAACGTGGATGCTTTATTTAAGCAGTACTGCGTTTCAACCAGTTCTCtgaaattttatatttagttCTAGGCGTAAATCAGagtagttttttttaatgcaattttcttTAAAGCCATTGTGCTTATGTTTTCAGGACACCATTTTCCTTAAATTCTGTAGTTTGAGGAATGAGGTAAATCACTGGTTTCCTGGCTGGTCACCAGGAGGCCTGTGGGTGAGTAAAGCCACAAGGAGATGACGGCTTAATGACTGAGATCATCTTCTGGAACTCAGAACAGCTCCCCCAACTCAGTGCAGTTTATATCAACAGAGTCAATGCCAAAAAAAGGTACCAAAAACCAATAACCTTTGGTTCTCCTATAGTTAAGAGTCACAGATAACACTCCTGAGTCTTAATGAGAAAACTTGTGCTCTTCCACCAGGTTTGGGCTCTGACTTCTCATTTAACTTCCCGCTGATCTTGGAAGCGTAATGGGAACATTTACCCACTCAGGTGAGCCTCCTGCATCTGCTGTTTGGGTGAGAGCAGCTTTGGCATCAGCCTTGCTGACATGGGCAGAGGACAGGGGAAGAAATGGGAATACAGAAGCTAGCAGCATGTGGGAAAAGGTGCAAGCTGGAGGGAAAATTGGCAGTGAGTCCTTCAGCAAGGGGGAAATAAATGTGTGTGTCAGAGCAGGGAAGAGTGCACACAGGGACTGGAATTCTTATTCACCTGCTGAGCTCCTATTGCCAGCGCAGGAGCCTGTAGCAGAAAATCCTCGATAACTGCAGTGCAATACTTGGTCAATGTTTAGCGATATTTTATGTGATGTGAGCACAGAACCAGTGCCttctactgagctgtggctcaggaactgcagtttttcttgcctttttagGAAATGCACTCAGATACTTCACCTTTTTGGAGGCTGAGCTGTGAAGGCTGGTCTAGAGGCAACTCAACATTTGACCCTCTTTACATCCTGGAGAGTAGGGAACAAGAGGAACTGTGAAAAGTACTTGTCTGAGTCAAACCaggcactgatttttttctctggtaTGATCGTCTTAGTAACTTATTTCCCCTTCAATACAAGACTTTACATTGGAAAGACTCAAGGACACAATGTAAGAAGCCTTTACAATTACTGTGGAAGAATCTGGTGACATCTGCAACTGTCGGGCATACTTAGGCTGTCAGTCAAGACTGTCACTCAGATTCAGTTCTTTGTGATCTACTGTAGGATAAGGATGCCTGTCCCATTTAATTTTGCTCAAGACAAATTATGCACTATGTCTTTCCTGAAAAAATCTATGAATATTTATTGTTCAATGAATAAACCAGCCCATATAAAAGCCAGCTGATTCAGCCAGGGTGGGAATGCTTTGCAACCTTTGTTATTGTTATTCTATTATTACCGTGTAAGCCAGAGATGAAAATGACCTATTAGACCATTCAGTGCAACTTCCCGCAAATTCAGGGCTCTTACGCATTAGGGCTTTATCATTAGATGCTATAGAGAGAAAgaacctttcagaaaataacagtACGCAAAAAGCACTTGTCacttaatgtattttaatgtcAAAAAACCCAAGAATTAATCTCATTACTCAA
This genomic window from Phaenicophaeus curvirostris isolate KB17595 chromosome 1, BPBGC_Pcur_1.0, whole genome shotgun sequence contains:
- the CCDC70 gene encoding LOW QUALITY PROTEIN: coiled-coil domain-containing protein 70 (The sequence of the model RefSeq protein was modified relative to this genomic sequence to represent the inferred CDS: inserted 1 base in 1 codon; deleted 2 bases in 2 codons; substituted 1 base at 1 genomic stop codon); the protein is MALEILCTGVLLSDCTSHQQKFIVKLQAEKAFQEVIQSFQKTMKAFGSFHKRAFRKKKKIRDFKMPSKAIXAFWEEEAAFREEEKAVRKESEASWRMYHDFWKNYNAFWMKDKDFYLWEKDRDVLDENRVLWAEEAALWATAIALLEEGNAFWEKEGLQENKKXLKGYQMLIWEEAFGSKRQDFFKEATVYREKA